Within Hydrogenophaga sp. PAMC20947, the genomic segment CGGTGGTCCAGCCCATGGCGCTCAGCAGTTCGTCCATTGAAGAACGGGTGCCTGAGCCCGGGTTGCCGATGTTGAAGCGCTTGCCCTTGAAGTCGTCGAACTTGATGATGCCGACTTCTTTGCGCGCCAGCACCGTCATCGGCTCGGGGTGCACAGAGAACACAGCGCGCAGCTCTTTGTAGGCGCCGTCTTTCTCAAACTGCTTCAAGCCGTTGACCGCGTTGTATTGCACGTCCGACTGGGCCACGCCAAAGTCGAGTTCGCCGGCGCGGATGGTGTTGATGTTGAACACCGAGCCACCAGTGGATTCCACCGAGCAACGGATGCCATGTTTGGGGCGTTCCTTGTTCACCAGGCGGCAGATAGAGCCCCCAGCGGCGTAGTACACGCCAGTGACTCCGCCGGTGCCGATGGTGGTGAATTTCTGTTGCGCCATCGCGCTGCTGGCGGGCAAGGCCATGGTCAAAGCGGCGGCCATGCTCAGGGCCAGGCGCAATGGGTTCATGCGGATTGTCTTCATGGAATCAACTCCTCGAGATGTGAATGGGGAAGGTGGCCGTCGTCGCAACGACCGTGCCGGTGAACAGGATTCAGGTACGAATGGGCTTTCGGGGCGGTGAACCGTGGGACCAGCGTGGAACAAATTGTTGGCCATCCACGCCAAGAAAAAAAGCGATATTTACTAATCAAATCAGATCACTTAAAGTGATCTTATTTACGGGATAACCCCCACGACCAACGGTCAAGGAATTTCCTCAGCGGAGCGCCCCCATGTTTTCTTTCAAGCAGCTCGAAGCGCTTTACTGGATCGCACAGCTCGGCGGATTCGCGGCCGCCGCACGCAAGCTCAACACCACCCAGTCGGCGGTGTCCAAACGCATCCGCGAGCTTGAATCGGTCATCGACGCGCCGATGTTCGAGCGCGACCGGCGCCAGGCGCGCTTGTCGGAAAAGGGCGAAGAGATGCTGCTGGTGGCCCGGCGCCTGCTGGAGCAACGCGACGCCGCCATGGAACAACTGAGCCAGCCCGAAGCCATCACCCGGCGCGTGCGCGTTGGCGTGACCGAGCTCACCGCCATGACCTGGCTGCCGCGCCTGGTGCAGCGGGTGCACCAGCAATACCCCAAGGTGGTGATCGAGGCCGAGGTCGACCTGAGCGTCAACCTGCGCGACAAGATGCTGGCCGACGAGATCGATCTGGTCATCGTGCCCGATGTCTTCGCCGAGGCCCGGTTCTCGATCGAACCCATGGGCGCGGTCGAAAACGCCTGGATGGCCCGCCCCGGCCTGCTGCCTGCCGGGCGTGTCTTGCGGGTGAACGATCTGGCCGCGCACCCCATCCTGACCCAGAGCGGGTTGTCGGGTACCGGGCTGATCTATCAGCGCTGGTTCAAATCGATTTCAGTGGCCCCCGGCACTTCGATCTCAAGCAACAGCCTGGTCGCGCTGATCGGCTTGACGGTCTCTGGCATGGGCGTCAGCTACTTGCCTCGCCATTGCCTGGCATCGCTGATCGATCGGGGCGTACTCGAAGTCATCGAGACGTCGCCGGCGTTGCCCGAGGTGAAATACGTGGCCTTGTACCGGGGTGAGCGCAAGAGCGGGTTGATTTCGTCGATCGTCACGCTCGCGCAAGAAAGCTGTGATTTCTCGCAATTGTTTCAGACAGAAGTTGCAGAAGGGCGGGCCGGCTCAAAGACGCCATCAAATACAGATTTGTTTAGATAGGGCCTATCCAAACTGCTGCGACGTTGGTTGGGGTTGCATGACCGTGGGTGACTGCTCTGGAGCATGTGCATATTCGTTGTGCCCTGAGCCAAGCAACCCGACAACCGTCAAGTCCGGCGAGGGCGATGCCAGGCCAACCGTGAGCGGCGATGATTTTATCTAGCGCAGTTGCGTTTTCTCGATGCGCCTGCTGCATCTCAATAGCGTGGTCGCCATACAGTCTTTCTTCCCTCAGAAGATGAGCACGCTTACCGGTATCGCGTTGTTTGAGAGCCATTGGCTCCTCAAGCAGCTGCTGATTCATTCTTGATGCGCCGCAAAGAGGTTCTTGTTAACGACTGTCGTCGCAAGTACCGATGGCAATGTCAACTGACGGGCCAGCAGACTTGTTCTCTGCAAGTCCGCAACGGGTCTGAAAACGACCCTTCGGCCTGGAGCCTTGACAGACACCGGCCATCCGATCCGACCGGGGTTGAGCGGCCGGTCTCTGAGACTGCGAGATCAACCTGTCGACTCTGACCGACCGGTCACAGAGTTGAGTCGGGCGGGAACATGGTGAACCTTTGGGTAAACAGTTAGCTAGTAAAGTGCTGGCTCAATCTCTTTGAGGGGCCCTTTTCATGGAAACCAAAACCCTGGCTGGTAGCTGCCTGTGCGGCAGCGTCCGCTACACCGTGCGAGGCGAGCCGCAGCGCGCCTTTCACTGCCACTGTTCGCGGTGCCGCAAAGCGACTGGGACAGGCCATGCATCGAACCTGTTCGTTGCCGGCACGCTCACCTGGGACGCCGGCGAGGCGCTGGTGCGCCAGTTCAAGGTGCCCGAGGCCCAGCGGTTCACGAATACGTTCTGCAGCGAATGTGGTGGACGAGTACCGCGGTCGGCCGCAGGGTCGGGCATGGTCATGATCCCAATGGGGTCGCTGGACGACGACCCGGGAATCGAACCACAGGCGCGGATCTTCCAAAGCTCGCGAGCGGCCTGGTCGTGCAGCGACCAGGCGCTGCCCGGGTTCGACGCGATGCCGGGCTGAAGGACGCGCCCTGGAGCCGATGCTGGAGTGCGTTCAGGGGGCGGAACATCTGAAAACGCTGAAGTCGCAACGTTTGCAGGCGCAGATTCGGCGCGGCCGAAACGGTGATCGGGATGACGTTGCCCCAGGAGTTGAGCCGTGCACGCAAGAAGGCCCCCTCAGACCGGCGGGTACTGGGTCAGTTTCTGGCAGGGAACAGCCCCTTAAAAACCATTCTTCACGGCGCGCTGCAGCATTGCCTGGCTTCCAGACAGTGGTGGCATGTGCCGACATTGAGCCTCACTCAATCCTCGAGCACCACACCCAGGGCGCGCAACTTTTTCGCAAACGAATCCCTGCGCTTGTCAGCCCTTGCAGACGTATCAACGGCCGCCTGAACGGCCTTTGGGCCTTTATTCGCAACCGTACTGATCAACCCGAATTTGTGCGCCGCATCGGCCTTCGCCCGCTTGTAGGTGGCGAAGAGTTCGGGATGGGCAATGGATGAATTCATAAGTGGCTCATTGTATGAAACAGGGTTTTCAGAAAGGCGCCTGCGCAACAGAAGACGTCGAGAACGAAAAAGCGGTGAGGGCTTTTGCCCCCACCGCTGGGTTCATCTCAACGGGTACCCTGCCGAATCACTTCTTCAAATCGAAGCGGTCCAGGTTCATCACCTTGGTCCAGGCCGCCACAAAATCGCGGGTGAACTTGGCTGCACCATCGTTCTGGGCATACACCTCGGCCAGGGCGCGCAATTGCGAGTTGGAGCCGAACACCAGGTCCACACGGGTAGCGGTCCACTTGGCCTCGCCCGACTTGCGGTCGCGGCCTTCGTAGCTGTTGGCACCGGTGGGCTTCCAGGCGGTGCCCATGTCGACCAGGTTCACAAAGAAGTCGTTGCTCAGCTGACCGGGGCGCTTCGTGAACACGCCGTGTTGACTTCCACCGCCGTTCGCACCCAATACCCGGAGCCCGCCCACCAGCACCGTCATTTCCGGCGCACTCAAGGTCAGCAACTGGGCCTTGTCGAGCAGCAGTTCCTCGGGGGCCACGGTGTAGTTCTTCGTCTGGAAGTTGCGAAAGCCATCGACCTCTGGCTCCATGGTGTCAAACGACTCCACATCGGTCTGCTCTTGCGAAGCATCGGTGCGGCCCGGCGAAAAGGGCACCTCCACCGACTGGCCTGCCGCCTTTGCAGCAGCCTCAACCGCCGCATTGCCGGCCAGCACGATGAGGTCGGCCAGCGACACTTGCTTGCCGCCCTTTTGAGCGCCGTTGAATTCCTGCTGGATGGATTCCAGCGCGGTCAACACTTTGGCCAGTTGGGCCGGCTGGTTGACTGCCCAGTTGTTCTGCGGCGCCAGGCGGATGCGGGCACCGTTGGCGCCACCGCGCTTGTCCGAGCCACGGAAGCTGGAAGCCGAGGCCCAGGCCGTGGACACCAGCTCGCCCAGCGACAAGCCTGAGGCCATCACCTGTGCCTTGAGATCGGCCATGTCGCCCGCGTCGATCAACTTGTGGTCCACCGCAGGCACAGGGTCTTGCCAGATCAAATCTTCGGCCGGGACTTCAGGGCCCAGGTACAGGCTCTTGGGGCCCATGTCGCGGTGGGTCAACTTGAACCAGGCGCGGGCATAGGCATCAGCGAACTCGTCGGGGTTGGCATAAAAATGGCGCGAAATCTTTTCGTAGACCGGATCAAGCTTCAGCGACATGTCGGCCGTGGTCATCATGGGCGCGTACTTCTTCGACGGGTCGTGTGCGTCCACCACCATGTCTTCGTCGGCCACGTCCTTCGCGCGCCACTGTTGGGCGCCGGCCGGGCTCTTGACCAACTCCCACTCGTATTTGAACAAGACCTTGAAGTAGCCCATGTCCCAGGTGGTGGGATTGGGCTTCCAGGCGCCTTCAAGGCCGCTGGTGGTGGCGTCACCGCCCTTGCCCGTGCCGTGCTGGTTGATCCAGCCCAGGCCCATTTCTTCCATGGGAGCGGCTTCCGGCTCAGGGCCGACCAGCGCGGGATCGCCTGCGCCGTGGGCCTTGCCGAAGGTGTGGCCACCCGCCGTGAGTGCCACGGTTTCGTAGTCGTTCATGGCCATGCGGGCAAAGGTTTCACGCACATCACGGCCGGAAGCCAGTGGGTCGGGATTGCCGTCCGGGCCTTCGGGGTTCACATAGATCAGACCCATCTGCACGGCGGCCAGCGGGTTCTCAAGATCCCGCTCGCCGGTGTAGCGGCTGTTGGGCTTGTCGCTGGTGGCGAGCCATTCCTTCTCGGCGCCCCAGTAGATGTCTTCTTCAGGCTGCCAGATGTCGGCACGGCCGCCACCGAAACCAAAGGTCTTGAAGCCCATGGTTTCCATGGCCACGTTGCCCGCCAGCACGATCAGGTCAGCCCACGAAACGGCGTTGCCGTATTTCTGTTTGATGGGCCAGAGCAGGCGGCGCGCCTTGTCGAGGTTGCCGTTATCAGGCCAGCTGTTGATGGGGGCGAAACGCTGGTTGCCGGTGCCCGCGCCGCCGCGGCCGTCGGCGGTCCGGTAGGTGCCGGCGCTGTGCCAGGCCATGCGGATGAACAGACCACCGTAGTGGCCCCAATCGGCAGGCCACCAGTCTTGCGAGTCGGTCATCAGCGCGGCCATGTCCTTTTTCAGGGCGGCGAAATCGAGCTTTTTGAACGCCTCGGCGTAGTCAAAGTCCGCATCCATGGGGCTCGACGCTGGCGCGTGCTGGTGCAGGATGTTGAGGTTGAGCTGGTTGGGCCACCAATCGGCATTGGACTGAGTGCCTTGCGAGGAACGTGCACCGTGCATCACGGGGCATTGGCCATCGGAGGAAGAAGGGTTGCTCATGAGGTTCTCCTGGAGGGAAGGGTCTGATGTGAACGGGCGTAAACGAATATGAAAGGACGAGGAAAGGTCAGGACGCGGCCGCCAAGGCTGCCAAGCGTTCGAGCCAGACTTCAGACAGCGGTGAGGCGAAAGCCTTCATGGTGACACTCCCGAGGTGGATCTTGTTGAAAGATGATCAATCTTAGATTCCATCTATGTCTGAGTAAAGTTGATAGATGCAATCTATCAAATAGGCCGAGACTATCGCGGTCAGGTTACCCGGATCACCGGGCAAAACAGGCGAAGTCAGATCAGCAAAGCCACCGCGCCCGAGAAGCTCAAAAAGGCCGCCGCCGTGGTCACCAGAATGATGCGGGCGATGCGCCCGTTGTCGGCGCCCAGCCGCTCGGCCAACAAAGATACATTGCTCGCGCTGGGCAAGGCCGACACCAGCACCATGACGGTCAGCGCAAATGGCTGCAATGGCACGCCCATCTGGATGGCCGCTGTGCCCACCGCCAGCACCAGCAAGGGATGCAACACGAGCTTCATCAGCGAAACAGGCAGGAAGTCCGACAACGGCATGGGGTGGTTGGCCTGGATCTGGGAGCGCGCCAGCACGGCACCGATGGTGAACAAGGCCACGGGCGATGCGGCATCGGCCAGCAGCCACACCGTTTTCTCCACCGGCCCGGGCAGGTTGAACGACAGAGCCGACGCCACGCCGCCCAGCAGAATGGCCCAGGGCATCGGATTGCCCACCACACCGCGCAGTGCCTTGCGCCCGGCCACCATCATGGCGTGGCCCCCGCTCTCGCCGGGCTCGCCGTCCAGCTGCGACATCGCCACACACAGCGAGCTGGTGATCAGCATGTCCACCACGATCAATACGATCACGGGTCCGGCCGCCTCAGGCCCCAACAAAGCGGCCAGCAACGGCACGCCCATGAACCCGGTGTTGGGAAAGGCCGCGACCAAAGCACCCAGTGAAGCATCGTTCCAGCGGATGCGGTCATTGAGGCTCCACACAACCGCAAACGCCACCATGATCAGCGCGCACACGAGGTACACACCAGCGACCGAGAAATCCAGCAGCTGCGCAATCGGCGTGGTGGAGCCAAAGCGGTACAGCATGCAGGGCAGCGCAAAAAACAGCACAAACCCGTTCAGCCCCGGAATCGCCGCCAGCGGCAACATGCCCCGCTTGGCGGCCAGATAGCCGGCGAGCACCAGGGCGAAAAACGGGAAAGTGATGAGCAAAACGTTGAGCACGGTGGCGCATTGTCTCAGGTAGGCGCGATGCCCGTGACCCCACCGCCCGAAACCCCCGACCGGTATCATTGATCGTTTGCACACTGCCCCTTGCCATGTCTGCCGGTCTGAATCTCGCCCAACAAGAAGCCGTGAACCATCTGGGCGGTCCGTGCCTGGTGCTCGCTGGCGCGGGGTCCGGCAAAACCCGGGTGATCACCCACAAGATCGGCCGCCTGATCGGCGCCGGCCTGGCGGCCGACCGCATTGCCGCCATCACCTTCACCAACAAGGCCGCCGCTGAAATGCGCGAACGCGCCCAGCACCTGATCGGGCGCGATGCGCGAAAGGTGCTGATCTGCACCTTCCATGCGCTGGGTGTGCGGCTTTTGCGCGAAGACGGCGCGGTCCTGGGTATGAAGAAGAACTTCAGCATTCTTGACACCGACGACATCACCAGCCTGCTCAAAGACTGCGGCGGCACCACCGACACCAAGACCGCGCGCGGCTGGCAATGGACCATCAGCGGCTGGAAAAGCGCAGGCCTGAACTCGGCCCAGTCGCTGCTGCAGGCCAAGGACGACGACGAGCGCGTGGCCGCCACCATCATGGCGCGCTACGAAGAGCGCCTCACCGCCTTCCAGAGCGTGGACTTCGACGATCTGATCAGCCTGCCGCTCAAACTGCTGCGTGATCACCCCGAGGTGCGCGAGCGCTGGCAACAAAAAATGGGGCATGTGCTGGTCGACGAATACCAGGACACCAACGCCACACAATACGACCTGCTCAAGCTGCTGGTGGGGGAACGCGCGCGCCTCACCGCCGTGGGCGATGACGACCAATCCATCTACGGCTGGCGTGGCGCCACGCTGGACAACCTGAGAAAGCTGCCGCTGGATTTTCCCGAGTTGAAGATCATCAAGCTGGAGCAAAACTACCGCTCCACCGGCGCCATCCTGCGTGCCGCCAACGCAGTGATCGGGCTCAACCCCAAGCTGTTTCCCAAGACGCTGTGGAGCGATCTGGGCGAAGGCGAGCCGGTGCGCGTGGTGGATGCCGACAACGAAGACCACGAGGCCGAGCGCGCCGTGGCGCGCATCCTGAGTCTGCAAGCCGAGTCGCAATACAAAGAGTGGCGCCATTTCGCCATCCTCTACCGCGCCAACCACATGGCCCGCCCCTTCGAGCAGTCGTTGCGCCGCGCCCAGATTCCCTACAAAGTCTCGGGCGGCCAGAGCTTCTTTGACAAAGCTGAAATCCGCGACCTCTGCGCCTGGTTGCGCGTGCTGGTCAACAACAACGACGACCCGGCCTTCATGCGAGCGGCCACCACGCCCAAGCGCGGCATCGGCCACACCACCCTGCAACAGCTGGGCAACTTCGCCACCCAGTACAAGCTCAGCCTGTTTGAGGCGCTGTTCTCCCACTCCTTGCCCGCCGCCCTGCCCGCGCGTGCGGTGGCCACGCTGCACGAATTCGGCCGGGCGGTGAACGATCTTGAGTACCGCGCGCGCCACACGGTGGGCCATGAAGACGCCAAAAAATTCCTCGACGAATGGCTCAAAGACATCGCCTATGAGCAGCACCTCATCGACACCGAAGAGAACGAAAAAATTGCTGCGGCACGCTGGGCCAATGTGATCGACTTCAGCGACTGGATGGCCGGGCGTTGCGGCGGCCAAATCGAAGATGCGGCCGGCGTGAGCACCGAGCGCGAGCGCAAGAGCCTGTTGGAAGTGGTGCAAACCATCGCCCTGATTTCCACCCTTTCCGAGCGACAAAAAGACGAAGACGTGGTGACCCTGTCCACGCTGCATGCCTCCAAGGGCCTGGAATGGCCCCACGTGATCCTTGTGGGCGTCAACGAAGGGCTGCTGCCCTTCAAGCTCGAAGAGGCGTCCATGGACCTGCCCGCCGAAGCCGTGACCCAGCGGCTGGAAGAAGAACGCCGATTGATGTACGTGGGCATCACAAGGGCCCAGCGCACCCTGGCCGTGAGCTGGCTCAAGCGCCGCAAAAAAGGGCGCGAAAGCGTGCCCGGCATACCCAGCCGCTTCATCAAGGAAATGGCGCTCGACCAAAACACCATCAAGGAAGACCCCCGGGAAAAGCTGCGCGCCCTGCGCGCCGAATTTGCCCAACGGGCCAGCGACCAGGCCGCGGCCAAAGCCGCCGGTTCAACATGACCACTCAAACCCAGATCCCACTCAACCCCGTACGCACCCAAACGCCATGCCGCCGCCGATGGTCGCTCGCGCTCACGGCGCTCATGC encodes:
- a CDS encoding LysR family transcriptional regulator, which produces MFSFKQLEALYWIAQLGGFAAAARKLNTTQSAVSKRIRELESVIDAPMFERDRRQARLSEKGEEMLLVARRLLEQRDAAMEQLSQPEAITRRVRVGVTELTAMTWLPRLVQRVHQQYPKVVIEAEVDLSVNLRDKMLADEIDLVIVPDVFAEARFSIEPMGAVENAWMARPGLLPAGRVLRVNDLAAHPILTQSGLSGTGLIYQRWFKSISVAPGTSISSNSLVALIGLTVSGMGVSYLPRHCLASLIDRGVLEVIETSPALPEVKYVALYRGERKSGLISSIVTLAQESCDFSQLFQTEVAEGRAGSKTPSNTDLFR
- a CDS encoding GFA family protein, with the protein product METKTLAGSCLCGSVRYTVRGEPQRAFHCHCSRCRKATGTGHASNLFVAGTLTWDAGEALVRQFKVPEAQRFTNTFCSECGGRVPRSAAGSGMVMIPMGSLDDDPGIEPQARIFQSSRAAWSCSDQALPGFDAMPG
- the katG gene encoding catalase/peroxidase HPI; this encodes MSNPSSSDGQCPVMHGARSSQGTQSNADWWPNQLNLNILHQHAPASSPMDADFDYAEAFKKLDFAALKKDMAALMTDSQDWWPADWGHYGGLFIRMAWHSAGTYRTADGRGGAGTGNQRFAPINSWPDNGNLDKARRLLWPIKQKYGNAVSWADLIVLAGNVAMETMGFKTFGFGGGRADIWQPEEDIYWGAEKEWLATSDKPNSRYTGERDLENPLAAVQMGLIYVNPEGPDGNPDPLASGRDVRETFARMAMNDYETVALTAGGHTFGKAHGAGDPALVGPEPEAAPMEEMGLGWINQHGTGKGGDATTSGLEGAWKPNPTTWDMGYFKVLFKYEWELVKSPAGAQQWRAKDVADEDMVVDAHDPSKKYAPMMTTADMSLKLDPVYEKISRHFYANPDEFADAYARAWFKLTHRDMGPKSLYLGPEVPAEDLIWQDPVPAVDHKLIDAGDMADLKAQVMASGLSLGELVSTAWASASSFRGSDKRGGANGARIRLAPQNNWAVNQPAQLAKVLTALESIQQEFNGAQKGGKQVSLADLIVLAGNAAVEAAAKAAGQSVEVPFSPGRTDASQEQTDVESFDTMEPEVDGFRNFQTKNYTVAPEELLLDKAQLLTLSAPEMTVLVGGLRVLGANGGGSQHGVFTKRPGQLSNDFFVNLVDMGTAWKPTGANSYEGRDRKSGEAKWTATRVDLVFGSNSQLRALAEVYAQNDGAAKFTRDFVAAWTKVMNLDRFDLKK
- a CDS encoding AEC family transporter — translated: MLNVLLITFPFFALVLAGYLAAKRGMLPLAAIPGLNGFVLFFALPCMLYRFGSTTPIAQLLDFSVAGVYLVCALIMVAFAVVWSLNDRIRWNDASLGALVAAFPNTGFMGVPLLAALLGPEAAGPVIVLIVVDMLITSSLCVAMSQLDGEPGESGGHAMMVAGRKALRGVVGNPMPWAILLGGVASALSFNLPGPVEKTVWLLADAASPVALFTIGAVLARSQIQANHPMPLSDFLPVSLMKLVLHPLLVLAVGTAAIQMGVPLQPFALTVMVLVSALPSASNVSLLAERLGADNGRIARIILVTTAAAFLSFSGAVALLI
- a CDS encoding UvrD-helicase domain-containing protein, translated to MSAGLNLAQQEAVNHLGGPCLVLAGAGSGKTRVITHKIGRLIGAGLAADRIAAITFTNKAAAEMRERAQHLIGRDARKVLICTFHALGVRLLREDGAVLGMKKNFSILDTDDITSLLKDCGGTTDTKTARGWQWTISGWKSAGLNSAQSLLQAKDDDERVAATIMARYEERLTAFQSVDFDDLISLPLKLLRDHPEVRERWQQKMGHVLVDEYQDTNATQYDLLKLLVGERARLTAVGDDDQSIYGWRGATLDNLRKLPLDFPELKIIKLEQNYRSTGAILRAANAVIGLNPKLFPKTLWSDLGEGEPVRVVDADNEDHEAERAVARILSLQAESQYKEWRHFAILYRANHMARPFEQSLRRAQIPYKVSGGQSFFDKAEIRDLCAWLRVLVNNNDDPAFMRAATTPKRGIGHTTLQQLGNFATQYKLSLFEALFSHSLPAALPARAVATLHEFGRAVNDLEYRARHTVGHEDAKKFLDEWLKDIAYEQHLIDTEENEKIAAARWANVIDFSDWMAGRCGGQIEDAAGVSTERERKSLLEVVQTIALISTLSERQKDEDVVTLSTLHASKGLEWPHVILVGVNEGLLPFKLEEASMDLPAEAVTQRLEEERRLMYVGITRAQRTLAVSWLKRRKKGRESVPGIPSRFIKEMALDQNTIKEDPREKLRALRAEFAQRASDQAAAKAAGST